One window from the genome of Actinoplanes teichomyceticus ATCC 31121 encodes:
- a CDS encoding glycoside hydrolase family 3 N-terminal domain-containing protein: protein MRKSRLLATLLSVAVAATVAAAPAVSAAAVLPYQDPSLPVADRVSDLLSRMSVDDKVGQMVQAERAKVSAQQITQYRLGSVLSGGGSAPTPNSPAGWADMYDAYQRGALATPLQIPMIYGIDAVHGNNNVYGSTIFPHNIGLGATRDPALVERIGQATADEVAGAGLDWTFAPCVCVARNDRWGRTYESFGEDPALATAMTTVITGLQDGAHPVLATAKHYLGDGGTTGGVDQGDTALTEADLRAIHLPPFRAAVERGVGSVMISFSSWNGTKLHGHRYLVTDVLKGELGFTGFTVSDWAGVDQLDGQPGFTQAEVVTAVNAGLDMLMVPENWQTFLGYLRAAVTAGQIPMSRIDDANRRILTQKFELGLFEKPYADRSLAATVGSAAHRVLAREAVRKSQVLLKNRGDVLPLAKTGGKIFVAGKSADDIGNSSGGWTLSWQGASGNTVPGTTILQGIRSAVGSGATVTYSRDGSGVDSTYRAAVAVVGETPYAEGEGDRPGAFGLDSADQAVLTRLRAAGVPVIVVLVSGRPLDIAGQLDGWDALLASWLPGTEGAGVADVLFGDYAPTGKLPVTWPASAGQEPINAGDGKTGLFPYGYGLTYAGEPADVAAPSVPGTPVASAVTATGATLSWSASTDTGGSGLAGYDVYRDGTLIGSTTTAGYTATGLTAASRYAFTVVARDRAGNRSAPSAALTVTTSAAPSDGAGCRVSWTTNDWSAGFTAAVTVTNTGTAAVNPWTLRWTFTAGQVVTQSWSARVSQSGATVTATGESWSTALNPGASLNFGFNATSSGSNPRPATFTLNGTACTVA from the coding sequence ATGCGAAAATCCCGCCTGCTCGCCACCCTGCTCAGCGTGGCCGTCGCGGCCACCGTCGCCGCCGCTCCAGCCGTGTCCGCCGCGGCCGTACTGCCCTATCAGGACCCGTCACTGCCGGTCGCCGACCGGGTGAGCGACCTGCTCAGCCGGATGAGTGTCGACGACAAGGTCGGCCAGATGGTCCAGGCGGAACGGGCCAAGGTCTCCGCCCAGCAGATCACGCAGTACCGCCTCGGCTCCGTGCTGTCCGGTGGCGGCTCGGCGCCCACGCCGAACAGCCCGGCCGGATGGGCCGACATGTACGACGCCTACCAGCGCGGCGCCCTCGCCACCCCGCTGCAGATCCCGATGATCTACGGCATCGACGCGGTGCACGGCAACAACAATGTGTACGGCTCGACGATCTTCCCGCACAACATCGGTCTGGGCGCCACCCGCGACCCGGCCCTGGTAGAGCGGATCGGTCAGGCCACCGCCGACGAGGTCGCCGGCGCCGGTCTGGACTGGACCTTCGCGCCCTGCGTGTGCGTCGCCCGCAACGACCGCTGGGGACGCACCTACGAGTCGTTCGGCGAGGACCCGGCGCTGGCCACCGCGATGACCACGGTGATCACCGGGCTGCAGGACGGCGCGCACCCGGTGCTCGCCACCGCCAAGCACTACCTGGGCGACGGCGGCACCACCGGCGGCGTGGACCAGGGCGACACCGCGCTCACCGAGGCCGACCTGCGGGCCATCCACCTGCCGCCCTTCCGGGCCGCCGTCGAGCGCGGCGTCGGGTCGGTGATGATCTCGTTCAGCAGCTGGAACGGGACCAAACTGCACGGACACCGGTACCTGGTCACCGACGTGCTCAAGGGCGAACTGGGCTTCACCGGCTTCACCGTGTCCGACTGGGCCGGGGTCGACCAGCTCGACGGGCAGCCCGGCTTCACCCAGGCCGAGGTGGTCACCGCCGTCAACGCCGGTCTGGACATGCTGATGGTCCCGGAGAACTGGCAGACCTTCCTCGGCTACCTGCGTGCGGCCGTCACCGCCGGGCAGATCCCGATGTCGCGCATCGACGACGCGAACCGGCGCATCCTCACCCAGAAGTTCGAGCTGGGCCTGTTCGAGAAGCCGTACGCCGACCGCTCGCTGGCCGCGACCGTCGGCAGCGCCGCCCACCGCGTCCTCGCCCGGGAAGCGGTGCGCAAGTCGCAGGTGCTGCTGAAGAACCGCGGCGACGTGCTGCCGCTCGCCAAGACCGGCGGCAAGATCTTCGTGGCCGGCAAGAGCGCCGACGACATCGGCAACTCCAGCGGCGGCTGGACGCTGAGCTGGCAGGGCGCCAGCGGCAACACCGTGCCGGGCACGACGATCCTGCAGGGCATCCGCAGCGCCGTCGGCAGCGGCGCCACCGTCACGTACAGCAGGGACGGCAGCGGTGTCGACAGCACCTACCGCGCGGCCGTCGCGGTGGTCGGCGAGACGCCGTACGCGGAGGGCGAGGGCGACCGGCCGGGCGCGTTCGGGCTGGACAGCGCCGATCAGGCCGTCCTCACCCGGCTGCGGGCGGCCGGCGTGCCGGTGATCGTGGTGCTGGTCTCCGGCCGGCCGCTCGACATCGCCGGCCAGCTCGACGGCTGGGACGCGCTGCTCGCCTCCTGGCTGCCCGGCACCGAGGGCGCGGGCGTGGCCGACGTGCTCTTCGGCGACTACGCCCCGACCGGGAAGCTGCCGGTGACGTGGCCCGCCTCGGCCGGCCAGGAACCGATCAACGCGGGCGACGGCAAGACCGGCCTCTTCCCGTACGGATATGGCCTGACCTATGCCGGCGAACCGGCCGACGTCGCCGCGCCCAGCGTGCCCGGCACCCCGGTCGCGTCCGCGGTGACCGCCACCGGCGCGACGCTGAGCTGGAGCGCCTCCACCGACACCGGCGGCAGCGGCCTGGCCGGCTACGACGTCTACCGGGACGGCACGCTGATCGGCTCGACCACCACCGCCGGGTACACCGCCACCGGGCTGACCGCCGCCTCCCGGTACGCCTTCACCGTGGTCGCCCGGGACCGGGCCGGCAACCGGTCGGCCCCGTCCGCCGCGCTGACCGTGACCACCTCCGCCGCGCCCTCCGACGGCGCGGGATGCCGGGTGAGCTGGACCACCAACGACTGGAGCGCCGGCTTCACCGCCGCTGTCACGGTCACCAACACCGGCACGGCCGCGGTCAACCCGTGGACGCTGCGATGGACGTTCACCGCCGGTCAGGTGGTGACCCAGTCCTGGTCGGCGCGCGTCAGCCAGTCCGGCGCCACGGTCACCGCCACCGGCGAGTCGTGGAGCACGGCACTGAACCCGGGCGCGTCGCTGAACTTCGGCTTCAACGCGACGTCGTCCGGCAGCAATCCGCGGCCCGCCACGTTCACGTTGAACGGCACCGCGTGCACGGTGGCGTGA
- a CDS encoding beta-L-arabinofuranosidase domain-containing protein codes for MSPLPVTRRSLLVAAVGGAAGSVLPRGGAPAAAAAVPPVRDDLGVAAYPFDLSQVRLTTGRLLDNQTRTLNYLRFVDVDRLLYVFRVNHGRSTGGAAANGGWDAPSFPFRSHVQGHFLTAWAQAWATLGDTVCRDKAAYMVAELAKCQAANGYLSGFPESDFDALEARTLSNGNVPYYCIHKTLAGLLDVWRLTGNTQARTVLRNLAGWVDTRTARLTTAQMQAMLGTEFGGMNAVLTDLYQQTGETRWLTAAQRFDHAAVFGPLAAGVDALAGLHANTQVPKWIGAAREYQATGTTRYRDIAANAWKITVGAHTYAIGGNSQAEHFRAPNAIASYLTNDTCEHCNSVNMLRLTRELWVLDPTRADYFDFYEKALLNHVVGAQNPADGHGHVTYFTPLRPGGRRGVGPAWGGGTWSTDYGTFWCCQGTGVEVNTRLAEAIYFRAGTTLTVNLFAPSVLNWTQRGITVTQSTTFPAGDTSTLTLTGTMSGSWSIRIRIPSWTSGATISVNGAVQSVATTPGTYATLTRTWAAGDTITVRLPMRVVLRAANDNPDVRAITYGPMVLAGNYGDAAVGAPPALTVSSITRTSAVANGATVGLVPFHDAHGFNYTVYWTVSPTYKLVHAASGLVLGIKDMSVANGGSALIWPDTGTPDHLWIRVADGDAVRLRNLNSGKVLGVDGMSTADNARVLQWDDNGTADHRWTLLDQGNGTYKIRNGNSGKLLGILGNGTAQGAQVVQTADDGTADNLWRLTPA; via the coding sequence ATGTCCCCGCTCCCCGTGACCCGCCGCAGTCTGCTCGTCGCCGCCGTCGGCGGCGCGGCCGGCTCGGTCCTGCCGCGCGGCGGCGCCCCGGCCGCCGCCGCAGCCGTCCCGCCCGTGCGCGACGACCTGGGCGTCGCCGCCTACCCGTTCGACCTGAGCCAGGTCCGGCTCACCACCGGCCGGCTGCTGGACAATCAGACCCGGACCCTGAACTACCTGCGGTTCGTCGATGTCGACCGGCTGCTCTACGTGTTCCGCGTCAACCACGGCCGGTCCACCGGCGGCGCGGCCGCCAACGGCGGCTGGGACGCGCCGTCGTTCCCGTTCCGCTCGCATGTGCAGGGACACTTCCTGACCGCGTGGGCGCAGGCGTGGGCCACCCTCGGCGACACGGTGTGCCGGGACAAGGCCGCCTACATGGTCGCCGAGCTGGCGAAGTGCCAGGCGGCGAACGGATATCTGTCCGGGTTCCCGGAGTCCGACTTCGACGCCCTCGAGGCGCGGACGCTGTCCAACGGCAACGTGCCGTACTACTGCATCCACAAGACTCTCGCCGGCCTGCTCGACGTGTGGCGGCTGACCGGCAACACCCAGGCCCGGACCGTGCTGCGCAACCTGGCCGGCTGGGTGGACACCCGCACCGCCAGGCTGACCACCGCGCAGATGCAGGCCATGCTCGGCACCGAGTTCGGCGGGATGAACGCCGTGCTCACCGACCTGTACCAGCAGACCGGCGAGACGCGCTGGCTGACCGCCGCGCAGCGCTTCGACCACGCCGCCGTGTTCGGCCCCCTCGCCGCCGGGGTCGACGCGCTCGCCGGGTTGCACGCCAACACCCAGGTGCCCAAGTGGATCGGAGCGGCCCGCGAATACCAGGCCACCGGCACCACCCGGTACCGCGACATCGCCGCGAACGCCTGGAAGATCACGGTCGGCGCGCACACGTACGCCATCGGCGGCAACAGCCAGGCCGAGCACTTCCGCGCCCCGAACGCCATCGCCTCGTACCTGACCAACGACACCTGCGAGCACTGCAACTCGGTCAACATGCTGCGGCTCACCCGCGAGCTGTGGGTCCTCGACCCGACCCGCGCCGACTACTTCGACTTCTACGAGAAGGCGCTGCTCAACCACGTCGTCGGCGCGCAGAACCCGGCCGACGGCCACGGGCACGTCACATATTTCACCCCGCTCAGACCGGGCGGGCGGCGCGGTGTCGGGCCGGCCTGGGGCGGCGGGACGTGGAGCACCGACTACGGCACGTTCTGGTGCTGCCAGGGCACCGGCGTCGAGGTCAACACCCGGCTCGCGGAGGCGATCTACTTCCGGGCCGGGACCACGCTGACGGTGAACCTGTTCGCGCCGTCGGTGCTGAACTGGACCCAGCGCGGGATCACGGTCACCCAGAGCACCACGTTCCCGGCCGGGGACACGAGCACGCTGACGCTGACCGGCACGATGAGCGGCTCGTGGAGCATCCGGATACGGATCCCGTCCTGGACCTCCGGGGCCACGATCAGCGTCAACGGCGCGGTGCAGTCCGTCGCCACCACCCCGGGGACCTACGCGACGCTGACCCGGACCTGGGCGGCCGGGGACACGATCACGGTGCGGCTGCCGATGCGGGTGGTCCTGCGGGCGGCCAACGACAACCCCGACGTGCGGGCGATCACGTACGGGCCGATGGTGCTGGCCGGCAACTACGGTGACGCCGCGGTCGGCGCGCCGCCCGCGCTGACCGTCTCGTCGATCACCCGGACCAGCGCGGTCGCGAACGGCGCGACCGTCGGACTGGTGCCGTTCCACGACGCGCACGGCTTCAACTACACCGTCTACTGGACCGTGTCGCCGACGTACAAGCTGGTCCATGCCGCCTCCGGCCTGGTCCTCGGCATCAAGGACATGTCGGTTGCCAACGGCGGCTCCGCCCTGATCTGGCCGGACACCGGCACGCCGGACCACCTGTGGATCAGGGTCGCCGACGGTGACGCGGTCCGCCTGCGCAACCTCAACAGCGGCAAGGTGCTGGGTGTCGACGGCATGTCGACCGCCGACAACGCGCGCGTGCTGCAGTGGGACGACAACGGCACGGCGGACCATCGCTGGACGCTGCTCGACCAGGGCAACGGCACCTACAAGATCCGCAACGGGAACAGCGGGAAGCTGCTCGGGATCCTCGGCAACGGCACCGCCCAGGGCGCTCAGGTGGTGCAGACCGCCGACGACGGCACCGCCGACAACCTGTGGCGGCTCACGCCCGCCTGA
- a CDS encoding CocE/NonD family hydrolase, with product MRIRTAAAAAGALITMATLAVGGAATAAPPSPAGVTHEENPRVPEGAVWTEAYFPSADHSGVELHADVLRPAHLSPRAKTPVILAVGPYFGHAGQTGPEGWTRTGPSSRFADFTSGTNLFARGYTYVMVDLRGFGGSTGCLDWVGPGEQADVKAAIGWAASQPWSTGRVGMYGKSYDAVTGLVGNNLRLPALKAVVAQEPVWNMYNYLFSNAVPRPNVTGTPNAYNSIATVAPLPDDTERYRANAAYEQSHPECLADNLTNNNNPDLASRYWRARDLAANAKGTSTPLFVTQGFIENNTKPEDMQEYLANHRGVERGWLGQWEHVRGNETNEQGQLLQGRAGFFDEVMRFYDRYLKGIRPQVHDPAFAIEDNTGAWRAQRTWPAPSSYTTAKLPDGRYVDDGAASTLAAPAGTGGRQWDMEHAADPAPRAVRGLAPMAADDPHSYLSWSTPVTSRLRITATPRIALHADAPGNVMVRLWDVAPDGTAVMFDENVALIERAGRVAFDLKSTDWTFEVGHQLAVQIGTIGSGSWRDTPSGNTIGVTRARLGLALQNPRFDVPTQGDRSPFLDTYLSQYTRTFTGVGAGTFPLALGNRH from the coding sequence ATGAGGATACGCACGGCAGCGGCCGCCGCCGGAGCGCTGATCACGATGGCGACTCTCGCGGTCGGTGGCGCGGCGACCGCCGCGCCGCCGTCGCCGGCGGGCGTCACGCACGAGGAGAACCCGCGCGTGCCCGAGGGCGCGGTGTGGACCGAGGCGTACTTCCCGTCCGCCGACCACAGCGGCGTCGAACTCCACGCCGACGTCCTGCGGCCGGCCCACCTGTCGCCGCGCGCCAAGACGCCGGTGATCCTGGCCGTCGGCCCGTACTTCGGCCACGCGGGCCAGACCGGGCCGGAGGGGTGGACCCGGACCGGTCCGTCCAGCCGGTTCGCCGACTTCACCAGCGGCACGAACCTCTTCGCCCGCGGCTACACCTACGTCATGGTCGACCTGCGCGGTTTCGGTGGCAGCACCGGCTGCCTGGACTGGGTGGGACCGGGCGAGCAGGCGGACGTGAAGGCCGCGATCGGGTGGGCGGCGAGCCAGCCGTGGTCGACCGGCAGGGTCGGCATGTACGGCAAGTCGTACGACGCGGTGACCGGCCTCGTCGGCAACAACCTGCGCCTGCCCGCGCTGAAGGCCGTGGTGGCCCAGGAGCCGGTGTGGAACATGTACAACTACCTGTTCAGCAACGCGGTTCCCCGGCCCAACGTGACCGGCACCCCGAACGCCTACAACAGCATCGCCACGGTCGCGCCGCTGCCCGACGACACCGAGCGCTACCGGGCCAACGCGGCGTACGAGCAGAGCCACCCGGAGTGCCTGGCCGACAACCTGACGAACAACAACAATCCCGACCTCGCATCGCGCTACTGGCGCGCCCGTGACCTCGCGGCGAACGCGAAGGGCACGAGCACCCCGCTGTTCGTCACCCAGGGCTTCATCGAGAACAACACCAAGCCGGAGGACATGCAGGAGTACCTCGCCAACCACCGCGGCGTCGAGCGGGGCTGGCTGGGGCAGTGGGAGCACGTCCGCGGCAACGAGACGAACGAGCAGGGGCAGCTGCTGCAGGGCCGCGCCGGCTTCTTCGACGAGGTCATGCGCTTCTACGACCGCTATCTCAAGGGCATCCGGCCGCAGGTCCACGACCCCGCCTTCGCCATCGAGGACAACACCGGCGCGTGGCGGGCGCAGCGGACCTGGCCGGCGCCGTCGTCGTACACCACGGCGAAGCTGCCGGACGGACGCTACGTCGACGACGGCGCCGCCTCGACGCTGGCCGCGCCGGCCGGGACCGGCGGCCGGCAGTGGGACATGGAGCACGCGGCGGATCCCGCCCCGCGCGCCGTCCGCGGTCTCGCCCCGATGGCGGCCGACGACCCGCACAGCTACCTCAGCTGGTCCACCCCGGTGACGTCCCGGCTGCGGATCACCGCCACGCCGCGGATCGCGCTGCACGCCGACGCGCCGGGCAACGTCATGGTGCGGCTGTGGGACGTCGCTCCGGACGGGACCGCGGTGATGTTCGACGAGAACGTGGCGCTGATCGAACGGGCGGGCCGGGTCGCGTTCGACCTGAAGTCCACCGACTGGACCTTCGAGGTGGGTCACCAGCTCGCCGTGCAGATCGGGACGATCGGCAGCGGCAGCTGGCGCGACACCCCGAGCGGCAACACGATCGGCGTCACCCGGGCGCGGCTGGGTCTGGCGCTGCAGAACCCCCGGTTCGACGTGCCGACGCAGGGCGACCGGTCCCCGTTCCTGGACACCTACCTGAGCCAGTACACCCGGACCTTCACCGGCGTCGGCGCGGGGACGTTCCCGCTCGCCCTCGGCAACCGGCACTGA
- a CDS encoding NADP-dependent oxidoreductase — MKAVRFHEYGDPDVLRYEEVERPVAGAGQVLVRVTATSFNPVDGNIRGGFMQGPIPVTLPHTPGIDVAGRVEALGAGVAGIEAGAEVVGFLPMTGTGAAAEYVVAPAEILVPAPTSIPLADAAALPLVGLTAWQALFEHAGLTAGQRVLINGAGGAVGGYAVQLAKNAGAHVIATAGPRSGESVRAAGADRVIDHTATEVTAAVTEPVDVVLNLAPVEPARLAALVGLVRSGGVLVNTTVWMPAPADEERGVRGINLFVRSDADQLARLVGLVDAGKLRVDVAERAPLAELPAVHARAAAGTSAGKVVIVAPAA; from the coding sequence ATAAAGGCAGTGCGTTTCCACGAGTACGGCGACCCGGACGTCCTGCGTTACGAGGAGGTCGAGCGGCCCGTCGCCGGCGCCGGGCAGGTGCTGGTCCGGGTCACCGCGACGTCGTTCAACCCGGTCGACGGCAACATCCGCGGCGGGTTCATGCAGGGCCCGATTCCGGTGACGCTGCCGCACACGCCCGGCATCGACGTCGCCGGCCGGGTCGAAGCGCTCGGCGCGGGTGTGGCCGGCATCGAGGCCGGCGCCGAGGTCGTCGGCTTCCTGCCGATGACGGGGACCGGCGCGGCCGCGGAGTACGTCGTGGCGCCGGCCGAGATCCTGGTCCCGGCGCCCACGAGCATCCCGCTGGCCGATGCCGCCGCGCTCCCGCTGGTCGGTCTCACCGCGTGGCAGGCGCTCTTCGAGCACGCCGGGCTGACCGCCGGGCAGCGGGTGCTGATCAACGGCGCGGGCGGGGCGGTCGGCGGCTACGCGGTGCAGCTGGCCAAGAACGCCGGCGCCCACGTGATCGCCACGGCCGGCCCGCGCAGCGGCGAGTCGGTCCGGGCGGCCGGCGCCGACCGGGTCATCGACCACACCGCCACCGAGGTCACCGCGGCGGTGACCGAACCGGTCGACGTCGTACTCAACCTCGCACCGGTCGAGCCGGCGCGACTGGCCGCGCTGGTCGGCCTGGTCCGTTCCGGAGGGGTGCTGGTCAACACCACGGTGTGGATGCCCGCCCCCGCCGATGAGGAGCGCGGCGTGCGCGGCATCAACCTGTTCGTCCGCAGCGACGCCGATCAGCTGGCGCGGCTGGTGGGACTGGTCGACGCCGGCAAGCTGCGCGTCGACGTGGCCGAGCGGGCGCCGCTGGCGGAGCTGCCGGCGGTCCACGCCCGGGCCGCCGCCGGAACGTCGGCCGGCAAGGTCGTCATCGTCGCGCCGGCCGCGTGA
- a CDS encoding nucleotide disphospho-sugar-binding domain-containing protein, translated as MRVLFLSTAGFGTVSPLVPLTWAFRAAGHDVLVGTFGEGFVAGHAGLPIADIAPGFRMEDYVGGVIAADPTHLRQGRAAARRRDMEFVVALFEGVNRRLLANATRLARTWRPDLVVHEEMAAMGPLVAAAIDVPAVRVSVTFGDGLAMQRSFARRLADLHEGPRRPGGGLSLILPPPSMLVEPGGWPMRFVAYSGGGVRPDWLAERPRCRRVAVTVGTVTPTLLGPDLMLRMVGAARDVDAEFVLALGGAPVDSFGPLPPNVRAAAWLPLDIVLTTCDAIVHHGGANTAMAALDAGVPQLVLPDFADRFITADAICARGAGLSAEPADLTAALLDQLLSDGALRAAARDVRTEIRQLPTPAEIVGRLTR; from the coding sequence ATGCGCGTTCTTTTCCTCTCCACCGCGGGGTTCGGCACGGTGTCCCCCCTCGTCCCGCTGACCTGGGCGTTTCGCGCCGCCGGGCACGATGTCCTGGTCGGCACCTTCGGGGAGGGCTTCGTCGCCGGGCACGCCGGACTGCCGATCGCCGACATCGCCCCCGGATTCCGGATGGAGGACTACGTCGGCGGGGTCATCGCCGCCGATCCGACCCACCTGCGGCAGGGGCGTGCGGCGGCCCGCCGGCGGGACATGGAGTTCGTGGTGGCCCTGTTCGAGGGCGTGAACCGCCGGCTGCTGGCGAACGCCACCCGCCTGGCCCGCACGTGGCGTCCCGACCTGGTGGTCCACGAGGAGATGGCGGCGATGGGGCCGCTGGTCGCCGCCGCGATCGATGTGCCGGCGGTACGCGTGAGTGTCACGTTCGGCGACGGTCTGGCGATGCAGCGGTCGTTCGCCCGGCGGCTGGCCGATCTCCACGAGGGCCCGCGCCGCCCGGGCGGCGGGCTCTCGCTGATCCTCCCGCCGCCCAGCATGTTGGTCGAACCGGGCGGGTGGCCCATGCGGTTCGTGGCCTACAGCGGCGGAGGGGTACGCCCCGACTGGCTGGCCGAGCGCCCCCGGTGTCGCCGGGTCGCGGTCACCGTCGGCACGGTGACGCCCACCCTGCTCGGTCCGGATCTGATGCTGCGCATGGTCGGCGCCGCGCGCGACGTGGACGCGGAGTTCGTGCTGGCGCTCGGCGGCGCCCCGGTCGACAGCTTCGGCCCCCTGCCGCCCAATGTGCGCGCCGCCGCGTGGCTGCCGCTCGACATCGTGCTGACCACCTGTGACGCCATTGTGCACCACGGCGGGGCGAACACCGCGATGGCCGCGCTCGACGCCGGCGTTCCGCAACTGGTGCTGCCGGACTTCGCCGATCGCTTCATCACGGCGGACGCGATCTGTGCCCGGGGCGCCGGGCTGTCGGCCGAACCGGCGGACCTGACCGCCGCGCTGCTCGATCAGCTGCTGTCCGACGGTGCCCTGCGGGCCGCCGCCCGTGACGTGCGCACCGAGATCCGGCAGCTGCCCACCCCGGCGGAGATCGTCGGCCGCCTGACTCGGTGA
- a CDS encoding glycoside hydrolase family 43 protein, with the protein MQSTNPVLPGFHPDPSVCRVGGDYYLACSSFEYFPGIPIFHSRDLVHWRQIGNALERPSQLRLPPGTRSSGGIYAPTLRHHAGRFHLIVTNVSDGGNRLYTATDAAGPWSDPIPLPGVPGIDPDLAWDDEGNCWCTVAGISQVRIDPATGRTFGAPYRIWSGSPGAKAPEAPHLYRIGEYWYLLIAEGGTERGHGVAVARGRTPAGPFEACPDNPVLTHRGTDHPIQNTGHGDLVQAPDGSWWMMLLGVRPGGGTPGWHVLGRETFLAPVTWVDGWPVIGEPGAPAPGSGAPVRDDFDSADLDPCWISPRHRPAQRYTTAERAGWLTLHAAGPLDDLDVTFLGRRQQHLSCRVRARVDAAEGRGGLAVRLDERHHYEIEAAAGHVAVRARIGPLNTVVADRRVPDGPVVLRIDVVAGEVRDPRDGPDTLAFGVEEPDGACAVLATLDGRYLSTEVAGGFTGRVIGMYAVAGTVHVDWLDYQPR; encoded by the coding sequence GTGCAGAGCACCAACCCCGTGCTGCCGGGATTCCACCCGGACCCGAGCGTCTGCCGGGTGGGCGGCGACTACTACCTCGCCTGCTCCAGCTTCGAGTACTTCCCCGGCATCCCGATCTTCCACAGCCGTGATCTCGTGCACTGGCGGCAGATCGGCAACGCGCTGGAGCGCCCCAGCCAGCTGCGCCTGCCGCCGGGCACCCGGTCGTCCGGCGGGATCTACGCGCCGACCCTGCGCCATCACGCCGGCCGCTTCCATCTGATCGTGACGAACGTCAGCGACGGCGGGAACCGGCTCTACACCGCCACCGACGCGGCCGGGCCGTGGTCCGACCCGATCCCGCTGCCCGGGGTGCCCGGCATCGACCCCGATCTGGCCTGGGACGACGAGGGCAACTGCTGGTGCACGGTCGCCGGGATCAGCCAGGTGCGCATCGACCCGGCCACCGGGCGTACGTTCGGCGCGCCGTACCGGATCTGGTCGGGTTCGCCCGGCGCCAAGGCGCCGGAAGCGCCGCACCTGTACCGGATCGGCGAGTACTGGTATCTGCTGATCGCCGAGGGCGGCACCGAACGCGGCCACGGCGTGGCGGTCGCGCGGGGGCGTACCCCGGCCGGGCCGTTCGAGGCGTGCCCGGACAACCCGGTCCTGACCCACCGCGGCACCGACCACCCGATCCAGAACACCGGGCACGGCGATCTGGTGCAGGCGCCGGACGGCTCCTGGTGGATGATGCTGCTCGGGGTCCGGCCCGGTGGCGGCACCCCGGGCTGGCACGTGCTCGGCCGCGAGACCTTCCTCGCGCCGGTGACCTGGGTCGACGGCTGGCCGGTCATCGGTGAGCCGGGGGCGCCGGCACCCGGGTCCGGCGCGCCCGTGCGGGACGACTTCGACTCCGCCGACCTCGACCCGTGCTGGATCTCGCCGCGGCACCGCCCGGCGCAGCGGTACACGACCGCGGAGCGGGCCGGATGGCTGACCCTGCACGCCGCCGGCCCCCTCGACGACCTCGACGTGACCTTTCTCGGCCGCCGCCAGCAGCACCTGTCCTGCCGGGTCCGGGCCCGGGTCGACGCGGCCGAGGGGCGGGGCGGGCTCGCCGTCCGCCTGGACGAACGCCACCACTACGAGATCGAGGCGGCCGCCGGGCACGTCGCGGTGCGCGCCCGGATCGGCCCGCTGAACACCGTCGTGGCCGACCGGCGGGTGCCCGACGGGCCGGTCGTGCTGCGCATCGACGTCGTCGCCGGTGAGGTACGGGATCCGCGCGACGGCCCGGACACGCTCGCCTTCGGGGTCGAGGAGCCGGACGGCGCCTGCGCCGTGCTGGCCACGCTCGACGGCCGGTATCTGTCCACCGAGGTCGCCGGCGGGTTCACCGGCCGGGTGATCGGCATGTACGCGGTGGCCGGAACCGTGCACGTCGACTGGCTGGACTACCAGCCGCGCTGA